GGTAAGTTCGACGAGGAAACGGTAGAAACCTCGCCGGGGTGGGCTACGGACGATTTTGATGCCGAAGAATTTGACTACGACTTTGATGAGTCAGAGTTCAGTGAGGCCGACTACGGGGACGAGGAAGACCTAGAGCAGCCCCTCAGTGAGGACGAGTGGGAGCAGCTCTCGCAGTCTCTAGGCTTTGCCGATGCCACCGAAGAAGCCTTGTGCACCGTCGCCATTGTGGGCCGGCCGAATGTGGGCAAGTCCTCCTTGGTCAACCGTTTCCTGGGCCGCCGGGAAGCCGTCGTAGAAGACCACCCTGGTGTTACCCGTGATCGCGTCTCCTACGTGGCGGACTGGAATGGGCAGCGCTTTATCGTGCAGGATACCGGCGGCTGGGATCCCAACGTTAAAGGCATGCACGCCGATATCGCCCGCCAGGCAGAAATGGCGATGGATACCGCCGATGTCATCGTGATGGTGGTAGATACCAAAGTGGGCATTACCGAAACCGATGAGGTTATGGCGCGCCGCCTGCAAAAGTCTCCGGTGCCGGTGATCGTGGTATCGAACAAATTCGATTCCGATAACCAGTATGCGGATATGGCGCAGTTCTACGCCTTGGGCCTCGGGGATCCGTGGCCGGTGTCCGCACAGCATGGACGCGGTGGCGCGGACGTGCTGGATGAGATCCTGCGCAGCTTCCCCGAAGAACCGCGCGAGACCTCGATTACGTCGGGCCCTCGCCGCGTCGCGCTCGTCGGCAGGCCTAATGTGGGCAAGTCATCGTTGCTCAATAAGCTCACCAGCGAGGAGCGCTCGGTGGTAGATAATGTCGCCGGCACCACGGTGGATCCCGTGGACTCGCTGGTGCAGCTAGATGAGCAGTTGTGGAAGTTCATTGATACCGCGGGCCTGCGCAAGAAGGTCAAGAACGCGCAGGGCCACGAGTATTATGCGTCCTTGCGCACCCGCG
This is a stretch of genomic DNA from Corynebacterium accolens. It encodes these proteins:
- the der gene encoding ribosome biogenesis GTPase Der; the encoded protein is MSNKDFESPEEEVTQFHYPAGKFDEETVETSPGWATDDFDAEEFDYDFDESEFSEADYGDEEDLEQPLSEDEWEQLSQSLGFADATEEALCTVAIVGRPNVGKSSLVNRFLGRREAVVEDHPGVTRDRVSYVADWNGQRFIVQDTGGWDPNVKGMHADIARQAEMAMDTADVIVMVVDTKVGITETDEVMARRLQKSPVPVIVVSNKFDSDNQYADMAQFYALGLGDPWPVSAQHGRGGADVLDEILRSFPEEPRETSITSGPRRVALVGRPNVGKSSLLNKLTSEERSVVDNVAGTTVDPVDSLVQLDEQLWKFIDTAGLRKKVKNAQGHEYYASLRTRGVIDAAEVCIMLIDASEEISEQDQRVLNMVLESGKALVIAXNKWDLXDEDRRYYLDREIDEQLRHLPWVTRVNISAETGRALQKLEPAMIEALESWDQRVSTGQLNNWMREAIAANPPPMKNNRLPRVLFATQASAQPPTIVLFTTGFLDASYRRYLERKFRERFGFHGTPIRIAVRVRERRGKKRK